In Microbacterium galbinum, a single window of DNA contains:
- a CDS encoding penicillin acylase family protein — translation MSSENEPGPTAPPEDGIPFDVFVVEGLDSDVEIVIDLWGVPHITAGSRADAFVAQGFNAARDRLFQIDLWRRRGLGRLSAAFGPEHLAQDHANRLFLYRGDIEAEWESYAAGTREAVRSFVAGINAYVRWASAAPGRLPPEFVQQGYAPELWGDDDIVRFRTHGLFYNATHEVARARALRSGGPDVERVRQTREPDTPVSVPDGLDLALLDDVMQTYDRAFAPVSFSESAVTPQHEGGSNNWVVDGSRTTTGRPVLANDPHRAVTLPSLRYLAHLRAPGLDVIGAGEPGLPGIAIGHNDSVAFGLTIWPADVEDLYVYDLDPARPGQYRGPEGWVDFDEIVDTIEVRDGEAVEARLLRTVHGPIIHVDDERGFAVALRAAWLEPGMVPYLASVGYGDAVDAESFLAALANWGAPAVNQIYATVEGDWGWQASGRIPRRRGWDGSLPVPGDGAYEWEGFATTGELPSERASPRGWFASANEANIPEGFDDTLTITHDWYSSARADRIKAWLALDDAVSIESSAAMQQDDLSEHALAIVELLEEAIPSETDMTGEWNALCRWNGRTSADSRGALVFEIWARRHLRGRLATEYFASTGIPGSSMDAAVAAATRDESAGGDLRGDIELVTWATRTSSPERIAAVVNETLAAAITEITSLLGPEVGGAAWCWGRLLRAELRHPLLAGRARGVVGPLPRGGSGDTVGLAAYDADFRQTTGSTFRMVIDVGDWDASVAMNSPGQSGDPRSPHYDDLFADWVGGRTFPLVYSEDAIGRHAAHRILLRAGQRPRSADPAECGP, via the coding sequence GTGAGCTCCGAGAACGAACCAGGGCCGACGGCGCCCCCGGAGGATGGCATCCCCTTCGACGTCTTCGTGGTCGAGGGCCTCGACTCCGACGTCGAGATCGTCATCGACCTGTGGGGAGTCCCGCACATCACCGCGGGTTCGCGCGCGGATGCCTTCGTCGCGCAGGGCTTCAATGCCGCGCGCGATCGTCTCTTCCAGATCGATCTGTGGCGTCGCCGGGGGCTCGGACGGTTATCGGCAGCTTTCGGGCCGGAGCACCTGGCGCAGGACCACGCGAACCGGCTCTTCCTGTACCGCGGCGACATCGAGGCGGAATGGGAGTCGTACGCCGCAGGCACACGGGAGGCGGTGCGCTCATTCGTCGCCGGCATCAACGCATACGTCCGGTGGGCGAGCGCGGCACCCGGTCGTCTCCCTCCGGAGTTCGTGCAGCAGGGCTACGCCCCGGAGCTCTGGGGCGACGACGACATCGTCCGGTTCCGCACGCACGGACTGTTCTACAACGCGACGCACGAGGTCGCGCGGGCGCGGGCGCTGCGCTCCGGCGGGCCGGACGTCGAGCGCGTCCGGCAGACGCGTGAACCCGACACTCCGGTGTCGGTGCCGGACGGCCTGGACCTAGCGCTCCTCGACGATGTCATGCAGACGTACGATCGCGCCTTCGCACCCGTCTCCTTCTCGGAGAGCGCCGTGACGCCCCAGCATGAAGGGGGCAGCAACAACTGGGTGGTCGACGGCAGCCGGACCACGACGGGGCGCCCCGTTCTCGCGAACGACCCACACCGAGCCGTCACCCTTCCGTCGCTCCGCTACCTTGCGCATCTGCGCGCACCAGGCCTCGATGTGATCGGGGCCGGCGAGCCGGGACTCCCGGGGATCGCGATCGGTCACAATGACTCCGTCGCCTTCGGCTTGACGATCTGGCCGGCCGATGTCGAAGACCTGTACGTCTACGATCTCGACCCCGCGCGGCCGGGTCAGTACCGAGGCCCCGAGGGATGGGTCGACTTCGATGAGATCGTCGACACGATCGAGGTGCGCGATGGCGAGGCCGTAGAGGCCAGGCTGCTGCGCACCGTGCATGGACCGATCATCCATGTCGACGACGAACGTGGGTTCGCCGTGGCGCTGCGCGCGGCCTGGCTCGAACCGGGGATGGTGCCCTACCTCGCCAGCGTCGGCTACGGGGATGCCGTCGACGCTGAGAGTTTTCTTGCGGCGCTCGCGAATTGGGGTGCCCCCGCGGTCAACCAGATCTATGCGACGGTCGAAGGGGACTGGGGGTGGCAGGCCTCGGGGAGGATCCCGCGTCGCCGCGGGTGGGACGGCAGTCTGCCTGTGCCGGGTGACGGCGCGTACGAGTGGGAAGGCTTCGCGACGACGGGTGAACTGCCGTCGGAACGTGCCTCGCCCCGCGGGTGGTTTGCGTCGGCCAACGAGGCGAACATACCGGAGGGCTTCGACGACACCCTCACGATCACCCACGACTGGTACTCCTCGGCGCGCGCCGACCGCATCAAAGCGTGGTTGGCGCTCGACGACGCCGTCTCGATCGAATCGAGTGCGGCGATGCAGCAGGACGATCTCTCCGAGCATGCGCTGGCGATCGTCGAGCTACTGGAAGAGGCGATCCCTTCGGAAACGGATATGACGGGGGAATGGAACGCGCTCTGCCGCTGGAACGGGCGGACCTCGGCCGATTCGCGCGGCGCCCTCGTCTTCGAGATCTGGGCCCGGCGTCACCTCCGAGGGCGTCTCGCGACGGAGTACTTCGCCTCCACCGGCATCCCCGGATCCTCGATGGACGCGGCCGTGGCCGCGGCGACCAGAGATGAGTCCGCCGGCGGCGACCTGCGCGGAGACATCGAACTCGTGACGTGGGCGACGCGAACCTCTTCGCCGGAGCGCATCGCAGCGGTCGTGAACGAGACGCTCGCCGCTGCGATCACGGAGATCACCTCTCTCCTCGGCCCCGAGGTGGGCGGCGCTGCCTGGTGTTGGGGCCGACTGCTCCGCGCCGAGCTCCGGCATCCGCTCCTCGCGGGGCGAGCACGCGGCGTCGTCGGTCCGCTGCCGCGCGGCGGCAGCGGCGACACCGTGGGGCTGGCCGCGTACGACGCCGACTTCCGTCAGACCACCGGCTCGACCTTCCGCATGGTGATCGATGTCGGCGACTGGGATGCGAGCGTCGCGATGAACAGCCCCGGACAATCGGGGGACCCCCGATCACCGCACTACGACGATCTCTTCGCGGACTGGGTGGGAGGGCGCACGTTCCCTCTCGTGTACAGCGAGGACGCGATCGGCCGCCATGCTGCGCATCGGATCCTCCTCCGCGCGGGGCAGCGGCCGCGCTCTGCGGACCCCGCCGAATGCGGGCCGTGA
- a CDS encoding ABC transporter permease has protein sequence MSSLGSRLLHGVVSNPLVVLLVIMVTVVQITTGSQLTTGNMRGVLQDAAIIAIVAIPIAMLVIAGYIDLSVGSTLALGGVLAGLTMHSTGSAPLALAAAVLGGMLVGVVNAILITMVGLSSFITTLGMLAAVRGVAQLVAPLPISGFDASFSVFGVGSVVGIPVSALIAFVLLLVAGLFLTVTPAGRHIYAIGVNREAAYLSGVAVRRIPFFLYMFSGAAAGLAGALTVSRLNSAPAGQLGVGFELSVLTAVLLGGIILTGGGGNMFGVLIGVLFMGLLSNSLTLLGVSTFWQNVASGAALVAAIAINAGTQILRGKLMARDAQRLVRRTSATTERTPAEPVGS, from the coding sequence ATGAGCTCACTCGGCTCGCGCCTGCTCCATGGCGTCGTCAGCAACCCGCTCGTCGTCCTCCTCGTGATCATGGTCACCGTCGTGCAGATCACCACCGGTTCGCAGCTCACCACCGGCAACATGCGGGGCGTGCTGCAGGATGCGGCGATCATCGCGATCGTCGCGATCCCCATCGCGATGCTCGTCATCGCGGGATACATCGACCTCTCGGTGGGATCCACGCTGGCGCTCGGCGGTGTGCTCGCGGGATTGACGATGCATTCGACCGGCTCGGCGCCGCTCGCTCTTGCCGCCGCAGTTCTCGGGGGGATGCTGGTAGGCGTGGTGAATGCCATTCTCATCACGATGGTCGGACTGTCGTCGTTCATCACCACTCTCGGCATGTTGGCGGCCGTGCGTGGCGTGGCGCAGCTCGTCGCCCCGCTGCCGATCTCAGGTTTCGACGCGAGCTTCTCGGTCTTCGGCGTGGGATCGGTCGTCGGTATCCCGGTCTCGGCACTGATCGCCTTCGTCCTTCTGCTCGTGGCGGGTCTGTTCCTCACGGTGACTCCTGCCGGTCGCCACATCTACGCGATCGGGGTGAATCGGGAGGCCGCATACCTCTCGGGCGTCGCGGTGCGGCGCATCCCGTTCTTCCTCTACATGTTCTCGGGAGCGGCGGCCGGCCTCGCCGGTGCGCTCACCGTGTCGCGTCTGAACAGCGCTCCCGCCGGTCAGCTCGGCGTTGGGTTCGAGCTCTCGGTGCTCACCGCCGTGCTTCTCGGCGGCATCATCCTCACCGGCGGTGGCGGGAACATGTTCGGCGTCCTCATTGGCGTCCTGTTCATGGGGCTGCTGTCGAACAGCCTGACGCTGCTCGGGGTGTCGACGTTCTGGCAGAACGTCGCCAGCGGTGCGGCACTCGTCGCAGCGATCGCGATCAACGCCGGAACGCAGATTCTGCGGGGCAAGCTCATGGCTCGGGATGCGCAACGTCTCGTTCGACGCACGAGCGCCACGACTGAGCGCACACCCGCGGAGCCTGTGGGATCGTGA
- a CDS encoding sugar ABC transporter substrate-binding protein encodes MNKSRATALAALVASSALLLAGCTMDDAPASDSSGPVSSGEVNKILFDYPFTALPVYASLTQAVAEYAETQGVEVVFTNDNMDLATQVSQLTTHLGSDIDAVVSFPMDNAAVQTVAKQYMDEGKLWVTYGGDLDEQSSSLQFSFHDSGEMLGEDAGEWITENLDGAAKVLVLGDRSIQLGQERTTGILDGLEAAAPDAEIIEQQAITPDEGLSVTSAVLAQHPDVDVVVATSGDAAAGAYQALIASGRAANDANTYLGGLDGNLTLYQEMKAGNFVRGVVTVKSSELAQAIVDFPVKLGKGEETERFDVPVYFVTAESPDLDDYIIELGG; translated from the coding sequence ATGAACAAATCACGTGCCACAGCCCTGGCTGCTCTCGTCGCGTCGAGCGCTCTCCTGCTCGCGGGTTGCACCATGGACGACGCTCCGGCGAGCGATTCCAGCGGCCCGGTATCGTCCGGCGAGGTCAACAAGATCCTCTTCGACTATCCGTTCACCGCACTCCCCGTGTACGCATCGCTGACGCAGGCCGTCGCCGAGTACGCCGAGACGCAAGGGGTCGAGGTCGTCTTCACGAACGACAACATGGACCTCGCGACCCAAGTGAGCCAGCTCACCACCCACCTCGGATCCGACATCGATGCCGTCGTCTCGTTCCCCATGGACAACGCGGCCGTGCAGACGGTTGCGAAGCAGTACATGGATGAGGGAAAACTGTGGGTGACGTACGGCGGTGACCTGGACGAGCAGTCGTCGTCGTTGCAGTTCAGCTTCCACGACTCGGGCGAGATGCTCGGCGAGGATGCCGGCGAGTGGATCACCGAGAACCTCGACGGTGCCGCCAAGGTGCTCGTACTCGGAGACAGGTCGATTCAACTCGGACAGGAGCGCACCACCGGCATCCTCGACGGGCTCGAGGCCGCGGCGCCGGATGCCGAGATCATCGAGCAGCAGGCGATCACGCCCGACGAGGGACTGAGCGTGACATCGGCCGTGCTCGCGCAGCATCCGGATGTCGACGTCGTCGTCGCGACCTCGGGTGACGCCGCAGCCGGCGCATATCAGGCTCTCATCGCCTCGGGCCGAGCGGCGAACGACGCCAACACCTACCTCGGCGGGCTCGACGGCAACCTCACGCTGTACCAGGAGATGAAGGCGGGCAACTTCGTCCGCGGCGTCGTCACGGTGAAGTCGAGCGAGCTCGCCCAGGCGATCGTCGACTTCCCGGTCAAGCTCGGGAAGGGAGAGGAGACGGAGCGGTTCGACGTGCCGGTCTACTTCGTGACCGCCGAGAGCCCGGACCTCGACGACTACATCATCGAGCTGGGCGGCTGA
- a CDS encoding sugar ABC transporter ATP-binding protein, which yields MTVRVSGLTKRYGATLALDGVDLEIASGEVHALLGHNGAGKSTIIGCLGGRTAPTQGVIDVDGVEHSALDPRTSIGAGIAVIYQHLSLIDTLTVTENLFLGQELVRRGLIRGADQVASAREALARVGADIDPRAIVGELSMGQRQMVEIAKALRRNAHLLILDEPSAALSPVEARRLAEVVLSLKAQGIAILYVTHLLNEVMQVADRATVLSGGKVVWASDDTGFVKDDLVTAISGGTATARVAPAPLRPGASTAIELGDFRVGSSAPVDLTLREGEIVALYGLIGSGRSRLLEGLFGRRAHSGTVRVGGEPVDPRNPDRALQAGIAFVPSDRKRQGLFGILGAGENILTRVMGDIGGALVRNIGRENQLVHDSFGAMSVRPNAPDLPVERYSGGNQQKVLIARWVNTASRVRVLLLDDPTQGVDVGARAEIYEVIRRLATERNVAVVFASNEPEEVLQLAHRCVVMHAGAVVDDITIDEIPEISDEYLLTLIHTDSHPPRDTEATRKVPA from the coding sequence ATGACCGTCCGGGTCAGCGGACTCACGAAGCGGTACGGCGCGACGCTCGCCTTGGACGGAGTTGACCTCGAGATCGCCTCCGGCGAAGTCCACGCCCTCCTCGGGCACAACGGAGCCGGTAAGTCGACGATCATCGGATGCCTGGGTGGGCGCACCGCGCCCACCCAGGGGGTCATCGATGTGGATGGAGTCGAGCACTCCGCTCTCGATCCACGTACGTCGATCGGAGCCGGCATCGCCGTCATCTATCAGCACCTCTCGCTGATCGACACCCTGACGGTGACGGAGAACCTCTTCCTCGGCCAGGAACTCGTTCGCAGGGGGCTCATCCGCGGAGCGGATCAGGTCGCGTCGGCACGGGAGGCGCTTGCACGGGTGGGTGCCGACATCGACCCGCGTGCGATCGTCGGCGAGCTCTCGATGGGCCAGCGTCAAATGGTCGAGATCGCGAAGGCGTTGCGGCGCAATGCCCACCTGCTCATCCTCGATGAACCGAGCGCGGCGCTCTCGCCGGTGGAGGCTCGCCGCCTGGCGGAAGTGGTGCTCTCGCTGAAGGCGCAGGGGATTGCGATCCTTTACGTCACGCATCTTCTCAACGAGGTGATGCAGGTCGCGGATCGAGCGACCGTGCTCAGTGGGGGAAAGGTCGTCTGGGCATCCGACGACACGGGGTTCGTCAAGGACGATCTCGTCACGGCGATCTCGGGTGGCACCGCGACCGCGCGAGTCGCGCCGGCGCCCCTGAGGCCCGGTGCGTCGACGGCGATCGAACTCGGTGACTTCCGGGTGGGTTCGAGCGCGCCGGTCGATCTCACCCTCCGCGAGGGAGAGATCGTCGCGCTCTACGGGTTGATCGGATCCGGTCGCAGCCGCCTGCTCGAGGGGTTGTTCGGGCGTCGTGCCCATTCGGGTACCGTGCGCGTGGGTGGCGAGCCGGTCGACCCGCGCAACCCGGACCGTGCCCTGCAGGCCGGCATCGCCTTCGTCCCGAGTGATCGCAAACGTCAGGGTCTCTTCGGCATCCTCGGCGCCGGCGAGAACATCCTCACCCGGGTGATGGGAGACATCGGCGGTGCCCTGGTGCGGAACATCGGACGCGAGAACCAGCTCGTCCATGACTCGTTCGGCGCGATGTCGGTGCGGCCGAATGCGCCCGACCTCCCGGTCGAGCGCTACTCGGGCGGGAATCAGCAGAAGGTGCTGATCGCCCGTTGGGTGAACACCGCTTCGCGCGTGCGGGTGCTGCTGCTCGACGACCCGACGCAGGGCGTAGACGTTGGGGCGCGCGCGGAGATCTACGAAGTGATCCGGCGCCTCGCCACTGAACGGAATGTTGCCGTCGTCTTCGCGAGCAACGAACCGGAGGAAGTCCTGCAACTGGCTCACCGATGCGTCGTCATGCACGCGGGGGCGGTGGTCGACGACATCACCATCGATGAGATCCCCGAAATCTCGGACGAGTACCTCCTCACCCTGATCCACACCGACTCCCATCCGCCTCGCGATACCGAGGCAACCCGAAAGGTCCCCGCATGA
- a CDS encoding aldehyde dehydrogenase family protein, with protein sequence MPETITYDALLSRIQAHDGAAHDVFDPATGALIGRAPVEDESALERAVERAHAAQPRWAALSDDARRAYLHDAADAVERWAEPLAELLSREQGKPLEGLNARFEVGGCVAWLRATADTPLPHEVVVDDESTFAEMHYRPIGVVGAITPWNWPMMIAIWQIAPALRMGNTVVAKPAQSTDLSGLAIAAILNIVLPEGVLITVTGSGRTIGQALAAHPSVGKIMFTGSTEVGKQIIEASAGNVTRLTLELGGNDAGIVLPDVDPAAIAEGLFWGAFINTGQTCAALKRLYVHDDVYDDVVSHLAAFAAAVPMGVGLDTGNLLGPLQNRKQYETVARLVSAARDSGARIVLGGEPDPAAAGHFYPTTIIADIDPHNPLVVEEQFGPALPVIRYSDIDGVVALANESEFGLGASVWSRDRAAAQEVAGRLQAGTVWINSHGGLHPMVPFGGAKHSGYGREFGIEGLKAVSEPQVVVG encoded by the coding sequence ATGCCAGAAACGATCACGTACGACGCACTTCTCTCCCGCATCCAGGCTCATGACGGTGCTGCGCATGATGTGTTCGATCCGGCGACGGGCGCGCTCATCGGTCGCGCTCCCGTCGAGGACGAATCGGCGCTCGAGCGCGCCGTGGAACGGGCGCACGCCGCTCAGCCGCGCTGGGCGGCGCTCTCCGACGATGCGCGGCGGGCCTACCTGCACGATGCGGCAGATGCCGTGGAGCGCTGGGCGGAGCCGCTCGCCGAGCTGCTCTCCCGAGAGCAGGGAAAGCCGCTGGAAGGGTTAAACGCGCGGTTCGAGGTCGGCGGATGCGTCGCCTGGCTGCGGGCGACGGCCGACACGCCGCTCCCGCATGAGGTCGTGGTCGACGACGAATCGACCTTCGCCGAGATGCACTACCGACCGATCGGCGTCGTGGGTGCGATCACGCCATGGAACTGGCCGATGATGATCGCGATCTGGCAGATCGCGCCCGCCCTGCGGATGGGGAACACGGTGGTCGCCAAACCGGCGCAGTCGACCGATCTGTCGGGCCTCGCCATCGCCGCCATCCTCAACATCGTCCTTCCGGAGGGCGTCCTCATCACGGTGACGGGCTCCGGGCGAACGATCGGTCAGGCGCTGGCGGCGCACCCGAGCGTGGGCAAGATCATGTTCACGGGGTCGACCGAGGTGGGCAAGCAGATCATCGAGGCGAGCGCGGGCAACGTCACCCGGCTCACCCTCGAGCTCGGTGGCAACGACGCGGGCATCGTGCTTCCGGATGTCGATCCGGCCGCGATCGCCGAGGGCCTCTTTTGGGGTGCGTTCATCAACACGGGGCAGACATGTGCCGCGCTCAAGCGGCTCTACGTCCATGACGATGTGTACGACGACGTCGTCTCGCACCTCGCGGCCTTCGCGGCTGCCGTGCCGATGGGTGTTGGGCTCGACACAGGCAATCTTCTCGGCCCTCTGCAGAATCGCAAGCAGTACGAGACGGTGGCGCGGCTGGTCAGCGCCGCGCGCGATTCCGGTGCCCGCATCGTGCTCGGTGGCGAACCGGATCCCGCAGCCGCCGGGCACTTCTACCCGACGACGATCATCGCCGATATCGACCCCCATAACCCCCTGGTGGTCGAGGAGCAGTTCGGGCCCGCTCTGCCCGTCATCCGCTACTCGGACATCGATGGCGTCGTCGCCCTCGCGAACGAGTCGGAGTTCGGGCTCGGCGCCTCGGTCTGGTCGCGCGATCGTGCGGCGGCGCAGGAGGTCGCCGGTCGCCTCCAGGCCGGCACCGTCTGGATCAATTCGCACGGCGGTCTGCATCCGATGGTCCCGTTCGGTGGAGCCAAGCACTCGGGCTACGGGCGCGAGTTCGGTATCGAAGGCTTGAAGGCCGTGTCAGAACCTCAGGTCGTCGTCGGCTGA
- a CDS encoding SdrD B-like domain-containing protein: protein MSEHIARRSRARTFVHWLAGILVALMSIGGLSAPALAAGGTVTVFPVDTGSGHNGMPVLTEGGTYAFQLGYGSMDDGAVVAIGLPSGITIPDAALTVPDGNTAVHSLAVNAAGELVVTFNDPFPADVNQGVLDLSFTVEKVQRSEVRDLVWNVDGTPTTQKVIITEPGESPQSTGTSSNKSVGGVNIPHTVVDGRVVIDPSALDIALPYTVTVSSREARDITVTDTLGAHLAFVEGSLAGTKVVRDANDLNPVTTALTDLPAISGTSFAHTFRAEANSIYTFTYRATIADAAALEAVRADLQRAYDAVDKINGGSYSVTVTNQVDVNGTKHSAGTAIRGSVKGQDRPGTGAAFGKTVDPTAVQLQKQLAAGATLETAIDATYTLRADLRVFADFADGPFALTRNVVIRDTLPAQTSWKTDAAGFLTAIDQDGTAVALRPATGITSDVEKTIAADEYRGTYVVDGKNLFVNIGKDVTREYRLSAAATITALPQQASSDNQYATQYRVSNDAYFVYDDGKYESKSASTTITVPKDTSGGVDDPGRFSKTAPGGTVSVTGGTSTTIPYTFRIGENVGDAATSRIVDEIDHSIFDVTAATLPAIKESITGAYDYNYPLDGDTFDVTIAEDGTLVIAPNDAFPKDAAWGAAAAPFTKSWTITVDLPTQVLQGKQTIEVDNSARYEGGGQEIVYTSTSRTTATSFGNEMEVRKRVYDAANDAFTGSLRVEMDAEGALTQTDFIYRVELLPHGTFTHMVEDVVDVLPAGVEFLGWVAPGDVTSGTTTGGATCTVPGTNITAAYDASTDTVTLERGRLVSGETLALFFKVRVVDYQANVGITNMIGAVGATITPTNDYPLNLLKRDSTDAAKLITDAGARFSVLADDQQTVVLSDLRVVDGKIVTAEGTTPTVKSAGTFWLREDVAPAGYQLATELTRIAVAANGVSDDVVLYNTPGTTPEPEKTYAIGDVTWIDANKDGRQDDDEQVLPGVTVELIQDGEVIATTTTDERGRYLFDELPAGEYRVKFTLTADQKKTYVFTQADAGADDTVDSDADTTTGMTQTIVLGPDNVHLSRDYEWNDVRATEGVDPTWDAGVIVREAPTEPTPGTPGAGAEEPGESPVDPARPGTPGVNALATTGGDLPLALAGIALLLISGGAVTFAVRRRRAA from the coding sequence ATGTCTGAGCACATCGCGCGGCGATCCCGCGCGCGCACATTCGTTCACTGGCTGGCGGGTATCCTCGTCGCCCTCATGTCCATCGGCGGGCTGAGCGCTCCGGCGCTCGCCGCGGGTGGCACGGTCACGGTCTTCCCGGTCGACACCGGAAGCGGACATAACGGCATGCCCGTGCTGACGGAGGGTGGAACCTACGCCTTCCAGCTCGGCTACGGCAGCATGGACGACGGCGCCGTCGTCGCGATCGGCCTGCCGTCGGGGATCACGATCCCCGATGCGGCTCTCACCGTTCCCGACGGCAACACCGCCGTTCACTCCCTCGCGGTCAACGCCGCCGGCGAGCTCGTCGTGACGTTCAACGATCCGTTCCCGGCCGATGTGAACCAGGGTGTTCTCGATCTCTCGTTCACGGTCGAGAAGGTGCAGCGGTCCGAGGTCCGCGACCTGGTCTGGAACGTCGACGGCACCCCCACGACCCAGAAGGTGATCATCACCGAACCCGGCGAGTCGCCGCAGTCGACGGGCACATCGTCGAACAAGTCGGTCGGCGGCGTGAACATTCCGCACACGGTCGTCGACGGTCGCGTCGTGATCGACCCGAGCGCGCTCGACATCGCCCTGCCGTACACGGTCACCGTGTCGAGCAGGGAGGCGCGCGACATCACGGTGACCGACACCCTCGGCGCCCACCTCGCCTTCGTCGAGGGGTCGCTCGCCGGCACCAAGGTCGTGCGCGACGCGAACGACCTGAACCCGGTCACCACCGCGCTCACCGATCTGCCCGCGATCTCGGGCACGAGCTTCGCCCACACCTTCCGTGCCGAGGCGAACTCGATCTACACCTTCACCTATCGGGCGACCATCGCCGACGCCGCTGCCCTCGAGGCCGTGCGCGCCGACCTGCAGCGCGCGTACGACGCCGTCGACAAGATCAACGGCGGTTCCTACTCCGTCACCGTCACCAACCAGGTCGACGTGAACGGCACGAAGCACAGCGCCGGCACCGCCATCCGCGGTTCGGTCAAGGGCCAGGACCGGCCGGGAACGGGCGCCGCCTTCGGCAAGACCGTCGACCCGACCGCCGTACAGCTGCAGAAGCAGCTCGCCGCCGGCGCGACCCTCGAGACGGCGATCGACGCGACCTACACGCTGCGCGCCGACCTGCGCGTCTTCGCCGACTTCGCCGACGGCCCGTTCGCGCTGACGCGCAACGTCGTCATCCGTGACACACTGCCGGCTCAGACGTCGTGGAAGACGGATGCCGCCGGCTTCCTCACCGCGATCGATCAGGACGGCACCGCCGTCGCACTCCGCCCCGCCACGGGCATCACGAGCGACGTCGAGAAGACGATCGCCGCCGACGAGTACCGGGGCACCTACGTCGTCGACGGCAAGAACCTCTTCGTGAACATCGGCAAGGACGTCACCAGGGAGTACCGCCTCTCGGCCGCCGCCACGATCACCGCTCTGCCGCAGCAGGCGAGCAGCGACAACCAGTACGCGACCCAGTACCGCGTGTCGAACGACGCGTACTTCGTGTACGACGACGGCAAGTACGAGTCGAAGTCGGCCTCGACGACGATCACCGTCCCGAAGGACACCTCGGGCGGCGTCGACGACCCGGGCCGGTTCTCGAAGACCGCCCCGGGCGGAACCGTCTCGGTCACCGGCGGCACGTCGACGACGATCCCGTACACGTTCCGCATCGGTGAGAACGTCGGAGACGCCGCGACCTCGCGCATCGTCGACGAGATCGATCACTCGATCTTCGACGTGACCGCGGCGACGCTCCCCGCGATCAAGGAGTCGATCACCGGCGCCTACGACTACAACTACCCGCTCGACGGCGACACGTTCGACGTGACGATCGCCGAGGACGGCACGCTGGTCATCGCCCCGAACGACGCGTTCCCCAAGGACGCCGCGTGGGGAGCCGCTGCCGCGCCGTTCACCAAGAGCTGGACGATCACGGTCGACCTGCCCACGCAGGTGCTGCAGGGGAAGCAGACCATCGAGGTCGACAACTCGGCACGCTACGAGGGGGGAGGTCAGGAGATCGTCTACACCTCGACCTCGCGCACGACGGCGACCAGCTTCGGCAACGAGATGGAGGTGCGCAAGCGCGTTTACGACGCCGCGAACGACGCCTTCACCGGAAGCCTGCGGGTCGAGATGGATGCCGAGGGCGCCCTGACGCAGACCGACTTCATCTACCGCGTCGAGCTCCTGCCGCACGGCACCTTCACCCACATGGTCGAGGACGTCGTCGACGTGCTGCCCGCGGGCGTGGAGTTCCTGGGATGGGTCGCACCGGGTGACGTGACCTCGGGCACGACGACCGGCGGTGCCACCTGCACGGTGCCGGGCACGAACATCACGGCTGCGTACGATGCGTCGACCGACACGGTCACGCTCGAGCGCGGACGCCTCGTGAGCGGTGAGACGCTGGCCCTGTTCTTCAAGGTGCGCGTCGTCGACTACCAGGCGAACGTCGGCATCACCAACATGATCGGCGCCGTCGGCGCCACGATCACGCCGACGAACGACTACCCGCTGAACCTGCTCAAGCGCGACAGCACGGATGCCGCGAAGCTGATCACCGACGCGGGCGCCCGCTTCTCGGTGCTGGCCGACGACCAGCAGACGGTCGTGCTGAGCGACCTGCGCGTGGTCGACGGCAAGATCGTCACGGCCGAGGGCACGACGCCGACCGTGAAGAGCGCCGGAACGTTCTGGCTGCGCGAGGACGTCGCGCCCGCCGGGTACCAGCTGGCGACCGAGCTCACTCGCATCGCCGTCGCGGCGAACGGGGTCTCGGACGACGTGGTGCTCTACAACACCCCGGGCACGACGCCCGAGCCCGAGAAGACGTACGCGATCGGCGACGTCACGTGGATCGACGCGAACAAGGACGGCCGACAGGACGACGACGAGCAGGTTCTGCCCGGCGTGACCGTCGAGCTCATCCAGGACGGCGAGGTCATTGCGACCACGACGACCGACGAGCGCGGGCGTTACCTGTTCGACGAACTGCCGGCCGGGGAGTATCGCGTGAAGTTCACCCTGACCGCGGACCAGAAGAAGACGTACGTCTTCACGCAGGCGGATGCCGGGGCGGACGACACCGTGGACTCGGATGCCGACACCACGACCGGCATGACGCAGACGATCGTGCTCGGGCCGGACAACGTCCACCTCTCGCGCGATTACGAATGGAACGACGTGCGGGCCACCGAGGGCGTCGACCCGACCTGGGATGCCGGCGTGATCGTGCGCGAAGCGCCGACCGAACCGACGCCGGGCACCCCGGGTGCAGGCGCCGAGGAGCCGGGAGAGAGCCCGGTCGACCCGGCGCGGCCGGGCACCCCGGGCGTCAACGCGCTCGCCACGACGGGCGGCGACCTGCCGCTCGCGCTCGCCGGAATCGCGCTGCTGCTGATCTCGGGAGGTGCCGTCACGTTCGCCGTACGCCGACGCCGCGCGGCCTGA